DNA sequence from the Cataglyphis hispanica isolate Lineage 1 chromosome 12, ULB_Chis1_1.0, whole genome shotgun sequence genome:
TACAGCTTCATCTTTCAGCTTCTCACGATCATTCTTCCATGAATCCATAGTTCCTAATTTAGCTATTGCATGTTCTCCAAAACGTCCATTATCCCGTTCGTATTGGATTCTTCTTTGTTTGCCAGCCTCTGGGTCAAAATCCCAGTGTGTTGTCTACGcaatgaaatcaataaaaagaaaagagcacTAAAGTAAAACTATGTCAAGTATCTTTTTATGCACTTGCCTCATGGAAAGCAGGTGGACCTGCgacattatattgaattaaatcacGTATAATCTGGTAAGCTAAAGGGTCTGCGATTGATATCAATGTTTCACTGTGAAGTAATAATGCTATCAGCGTGACAatctaaaatacaataaaattcaaatgaaGATTGCTGaagaatcaaataattaatgattattgagATTGTAGAGACTGTAGAgtcataaacaaaaaatagttAATCGCACTTAAACAGTCttccaaattaatattattattactatgtgatttatgtaaatgtagtttataattatgtaatccaaaacggaattaattttaaatacgataaaccattttttttttcaaattatcaaaattagttCAGTTTGTTTTGCGTTTTTTTCATTAGATAAACTTACCAATATTTTACTTCGATCCATGGTTCGCACCAGAAACGATATATTGCTACCCCGATACGAAGTGATACCTTTTCAGAAATCCAATCCGCTTATATGAAAATGCTTTCAAGGTCTATTGTAAGAATGGGAGTGAAAGTAAAAAACCTTTGATCGCGCGTCCAACGCAACGTACGAGAGTTTGAAAAATCGAGTGTCTCATGAATGACAATCAGTTATTCATGAATCAATTACTCTACGATCATACTCAATTCAAATCACGAATTTTCCACGAAGCATGTGATAGGAGGACATAAAAGCCGGATGGAATTGTCGTTCGTTATTTTCCGGTGTTCTCGCAGTAAGTGTAAGTCGAATAAAGCATGTATATTGATAAAGTGCTCTTAACGATCGCCTTTTGCGCGGTAAGTGATCTAGAAATTAATACGAGTTAATTCGCTTCAAAGACTTTCTTATTCactcaaagaaaattttcattttgttctacaattatatttttttattaaacgacGCTCCTTGTTGTATGTGTACGTcagtgttaattttttataactttttattaaaataatgaatataaattattttaattaattcatttttccattaattcAATACGATTTTTATCATGGGTAGACGAGCGCATGGTGCAACGATCGAACGTCGACGCGAAACGCCAGAACAATTGATTTGTCATCGTCGTTTCTCACATGGCCGCGAATGTTGTTCAGGAATcgattatcaattttcatgaaaaaattctGGCCGAGACAATTCCAGCTCCAAGAATGGACTAGGAGCGGCGTCGCGAATCTTCTGCGTTTCGTACACTTCGGGAGAACCGGCCAGGGCTCAATGCGCATTGAGTTCAGACCTGAAGACGGGCCGCGCGCAGCGGAAATGTATCAACGGCGTTTCGGATATCGCGGAGAGTGGCTCATCGAGCAGTTAGGAAATGGTCTTGGTCCCAATGTGCGGCTGGATAGGTTGCAACCTGTGCCCAATACCTTCCTGACGCCACCTATACCTTTCCTTCAAGGTTGgtagaaattttttctgatCCACAAATGCAACGCGAATGCATTCGAATATATGTAATCGATGGAACTATCATGTTGAATCAAGGAGATAGCTTCGCTGAGttcttaaaaatagaattaattaaatgcgcgACACGTCtattatttcgttattatttatttcgtacaAACGAGTTAAGAGAttgttttttgataaatgttattttatgaaaaaagaatgtgttataaaatatgtctaccgataataaaaatatatttagttatgATGAATCGTTTTGCAGAGATAAACGCATTTATAATGCCCACACTTTCACATAATCCACTTGAAGGGCTGTTTGTGTGTCCCATGTGAAATACCAGTTGTTTTTTGCGCGATAAAAGTTGTACGTCgcctattaaaataataataataataataataatttaacgttGATTgtgtcaaatttaaaatatctgataaactaaataataCGCTATCCTGTTTctcaaatgtttttaaattttgtatataaaaacttgtaattatatattaaatatcacacCTTTGCTTCGACGTTTCGCCATGGCTTAACATAGCCATTACTCGTGACAAGATCTGGAAATTCGTGAATACCTCCAACAGCGATTCCCAAAGTTAAATATGACTGCAAGAAAAACGATACCATTACAACTTTCAATGTTGTTACGagattcgataaaattatgaaataaatctaacaataaaaatatataaaattttaattttggctTACTGGTTTGCCAAATGAACCATCCACGGTCTGTTCGCCATACTGTACTCCGTCGACTTTTATTACGATGAGACCGCTCTTCCATTCGATTTCGAAGATGTGGAAGTCATCCGCCCAAGATTTGCTCGATGATCTCTTAGgcaattgattaatattctgTGCGTTACTCTCGTTTAAAGAAGTCGTCAATCCACCTGCGCTCAATATATGATTACTAATATTTTCGCCCTCAGATGTTCTCAGTATCTCATTGCCCACCGAAGACGCGATCCTAATCTCGCGATGAAGTCCAAACTCCCACATATTCTCGGTACTCTCCAGGATTAACACTGCGAAACGAAATTCGTGTGATAACGTAAACGAAATAGATAGTTGAAAATCCAACAAGAAACTTACGAGGATATACCCAATCACCACGCGGCAACTTGGCTCTTATTTCGATGCGTCCAAAGAGAAACTCGAATTTTCCCTTTGTATTAAGACGTCCTGAGATCAGCGGTGGCAAGATATACGAGCCGGCACCTTGGCGTTGACACTCACTTGTACCAACTTGTCCTGTGcaactgaaaaatataattaaatttaattttaatgtgtgAAGTCTCTTAAAGACATTATGGTATAAAAGTTATTGCAATTGAACATAacacatataaaatcttatgcatgtaaaattgcatattaaaaagagatctatatctatatatttttataatattaacaagcaattaataaattttctcttaattaaaaaataaatcgtattttataaaaatgtcaacttaaaatctgtaatatttgccaagatttaacataatttaacataaaatgaaTTCAATATCGAATATGCGGgagatgtaaatttttcaagcaaacgaacaatataaattaaatcctcTCACGCTTAGTTAGattgtctaattttaattttaattgtaattctaAAAGTACACATCGGCCTTACCCTTCTAATATCAATCTTCCATGTGATGTGAAATTATTGCCGAATTTTGTATCAAGAAGAATCGGCTTGATGCGTAGCCGGCCATCGTTTGTGTCTGTTACATCATTGGTCATGTAGACAACAAATTCATAATCCTGATGACAACAAAAATAGTATAgtgttttaatcaaaatagtaTTATAGAACCGGTTCTTCGTattcttctataaataattgattataattagtaTGATGCGTACCGGCGCACCAGCAAACCGTTGAATCGAATTCCAGTTTGTGCTATTGATAATATCGAAATTGTCCTCAAAGAGCAGTTGACGAGAACAGGCTTGCCGTCGTGCGCCGTTCTCGAAAATCCATGTGTCTGATGTCGTCATACAATTTTCCTCGTCTTGAACTTTGTTACTGATATATTTAGTGCCATCGTAATtgtaaaaatctgaaaataaaacgataaacGCTCTAATaacactaataataattaaaaataacaaataatgatCTGTTTAATAAAgttctttataatatgtatgaatGCATAGTTATAAATcacaagtaaaatttaaaattattcatattagtTAACATCAACTTTAGTTTAAGTGAATTTCTGCTTCaaaaaatgcttaaaaaaacAGAGGATTAATTGAACTTTGACTTAATAATCAGGCAAAGCTTACCGACAACCCGATGCGATTGATCAATCTTATTGTAACCAAGGCCTTGATATACTACATGGatccaataataaataatgtcatCTCTCTTTAATTCAGTATGCCGATCCTGATAAGTCCAACGTCCGTTACGAACTTTGAGAATATCCTTCGCTATTTGTCCCGCTTCTAAGCCATCGAAATCctcgttaaatttaacatggaAGGCCACTAATGTGATTCCATGTTCATCTGTACAAAAAGAGAATTCAAATTAGAATGTGTAacattatcttttgtttactTAGTAGTAGAGGTcagtacaaaattaaaatagcgattatataaatctcttaatcttaatttatacgTTGTAGTCAACACATTAGTATGTCAGTCTTATCaaccattaaaaaaatcacaaatgacaaataacttaattttaaataaaattatttttttagtaaattattttttggattatttgagagcaaatataaaatatagataaataaattgcgatataaataataattatttataataaatagctttatataatttaaaacaaaaggtatttagttttatatattttataacgtgagaaaaagtttaaaaaaatttatatttttagatttatgtttatcgagttttatatattattacgattttGTCCTTAATAAATTCGAATTTTACAAGACATAGATAATCAGTCGCTCAAGATAATGATTGTTTCATTTATAAGTTCCATCTTCGGCCCATCTtcgattcatttaatttttttttctctcttgcaaAATTGTTTATCAGGTAATATACGATGTCTCAGAATAGTCGTAATTTTCACGATActcttttcaattaatttaaaataaacgcataaaataaactatctctatatctaatatattttaatttaattatttatttattgagtgtcctctctctctctccccccttcctaattaaattataattgtaaaccaatatattatttagattttaccAGGAATTGACATGCGCAGTCCTACGGGATGGAGCGGTTCCACTGTAACCATTGGAGGAGTATAAGCGGCATGATACTCGTGGATATTCACAAGGAATATCGcgagaaaaaatgattttgcgaataaaaaaCGTTCCATCATTTCTGGTCTCAGTCGTCGTCCTTGATCCTTAATTAATCTCTTAACGAGTTTTGCTTTATCTTCTCTTGAGTTCCTCTGAATATTTTGTCAGTTCCTTAATTTTCGtatctcttttcctttctctctctcttaacaGGCGATATTCTCGAAGGACGACCAGTCTTTTCAATAGGCGGAAAAATTCAATACCGATTTGTTTTGAAGTTGGGTGTCTCGTGATTGCGATAGTCGCGCACTGACTCGCCGGTGCTTCTTCTTTAGAGCGCCTTTTATTCTCCCTTCTACTAGGCTTAATGAAAAACCGGAATGATTGCTACGTCAGCTACTGACTATGAGAGaacatttattctttcatttatatacactATCGAGCGTTATCTAAACTACTTACGCCCCTTTAAATAAACATCTGTCATCCCttgattatgtaaaaaattatgcgcATTGCTActctttatcaatttaatgatttcagttttattaaacttattttcaaTCACAGTGTAAGAAAGAGTTTCACATCTTTCGatgataatcaaaatatgaGCGAAATGATTAAAGTCAAGTCTCctttaactaaatttttttcttttattatgtaattacattgtttcaagattgtttttttttttacatcagaatagcaacaaatataaaattattacggaATGTTTACGTCTCGCGTCCACacgaaacaattattaaatctttcgacgcgcaaaaaaatacaaataccgttgaatataagaaatacCCGAAAAAGTATTGagcaaaaacaaataaaaatcatatcgaTCCACGATATTACCTATTGTAACTTTTGCTTTACTTCATCAGGTATACGACTCAAGTACCATTGATGCAATTGGCCAGGCGCAGTGGCCAGTACGCCTCTCATGTTTGCATATGTTGTTTCTCGATTATACGAATAGCGTTCACCGTGGAGATCAGTTAATACTCCACCGATCGCATGAAGAACGGCTTCGGGAGCGCAAGTATCCCACCTCTTGCATCCGCGACTGGCAAATACATATGCGTGAGCTTTTCCCTCCAACAGGAGAATTATctgtaaataaacataatgttTCGTCTTTGAATGTTTCAATTCATTCGTATTGTACATTTCGAATAATTGCCGTTATCATCACGGCATAAGATTGCTGTTATCATCATCAGCGAAAATCATGAATACTCGCTCATGTAATTACCTTGTGCCCGGCACCGCCTACGCGCATTACTTCGTCGGGATTTAAGGACTTTATGGCGCTCTGGACAATGCTGTCAGAATGCGAACTGTAAACAAggacgaaataaaatatattcaatgtgataaaattattacagtatataacacaataaattaaaaccgTTCGCTATCGACCTACCGAGTGGTCGTGACTATTCTCCTTCCCTCCGGAGGTGGTTTCGGCGCGAAGCCTCCAAATCCCACGCCATCAATACCCCATAATGTACGACCATTTTCAACATATGTGCTGTTTTCATCATTCATATAATATGGTTGATGTATTACACCTCCAATCGCTGTCTTACCGATCGCCACACCAACCAATACTGTGACATGTTCTACTAGCCCTTGTGTATATTCCGCTGTACCTGCAAAACAAATcctatcataaataattcatgttctcaattattttatgctttacAATGCAACAATATGCATAAAACAAAGCAGAGATATAAatccattttatttatcatatgctCATaggactttttttttcaggattcaaattaaaatattaataccaTCCAGAGGGTCCACCCAAACGCACACATCCTTGGGATTAACATCCTCTAGGTGGGATGGTAGCTTCAGTTGCAATACCTCTTGATCTGCTTCCGTGATGATCCATTCAGAAGGTACCTCGCAACTGGATGGCTCTTCCTCAccgataattgttatatttggaAACTGATAACTCAGTGATGTTATGATGCATCGTTGAGCGCAACGATCTGCCTCCGTTTGCAAATCATTCTTACCCTTCTCTACTATGTTTAATCCGCCTGTATTTAAAACATCTCGAATTATTTTACCGGCTTGTACAGTAGCGGACACGGAAGATGCTATTATACGTGTCAACAAAGCAGCACTTTGAGCCATTTTACAAAATCTTGGTATAGATGATTATAATGATGATgacaataatgcaaatatgttACTGATAAGCAGTTTTCTTTCCTGAAATCAAACAACAGAGAGATAATATCTAGAGtgtatatcttgtatatatttaatatataacaacaatagtaatgtaataataatcagacaaaaaatagatcttacttgtataaatattgtatatctcgATATAACTAAATCGACGTAATAACTAAACttttcgtataaattttaaaatagaaaataatagtataaaaaaataatataaaaaatataatatatttgataaagttttattattttcgagattaatgtatgatttaataaatatagaagaaaaacaaacaaaaaatatgtaaatttcttaaaattttaaattatgcgattacacaatttttaattaattatatcccaAATATCGACAAGTACAAACAGCAGGAAAAGGTTAGACTTGGCTGGGCAATACTAGGTGAAGGTTAGgttaatttttaagagataaCTCGTGTATCTCTTACGAGTTTGTTTgaattttgttcaatttttgtacgtgattcgaaataattttataaatattattatcagccAATTATTATCGGCCAATTGATTCTTACGATCAAGAAGAAATAttcttcattaattaatatgctttatatgACGGCGATAAAACTAATCAATACGCAACTATCTCTTTCACTAGGAAAGCTTTAAGGAAAAGCGTtcctctttattaatttttatatttgttaaaacatcgaatatttcgataagaaactttttttctcctcatgattattttagtatttaaGACTTTCATCTagattttccttttttgtcTTATAACAAATTGGAAGCAAAATGTTAAGCAAAAACTTCTTGCCAGTAATAACTTCCTGGTTGTCAGGAAGAAGTGAGCATATTTTAAAGGTATATTGCTCGACATTGACTAGCAATAGCTCATATTTGAATGAAgcc
Encoded proteins:
- the LOC126853511 gene encoding uncharacterized protein LOC126853511, which translates into the protein MDRSKILIVTLIALLLHSETLISIADPLAYQIIRDLIQYNVAGPPAFHETTHWDFDPEAGKQRRIQYERDNGRFGEHAIAKLGTMDSWKNDREKLKDEAVASNRRSR
- the LOC126853505 gene encoding uncharacterized protein LOC126853505 yields the protein MYIDKVLLTIAFCATSAWCNDRTSTRNARTIDLSSSFLTWPRMLFRNRLSIFMKKFWPRQFQLQEWTRSGVANLLRFVHFGRTGQGSMRIEFRPEDGPRAAEMYQRRFGYRGEWLIEQLGNGLGPNVRLDRLQPVPNTFLTPPIPFLQGFKLKY
- the LOC126853461 gene encoding beta-1,3-glucan-binding protein-like, with the translated sequence MMERFLFAKSFFLAIFLVNIHEYHAAYTPPMVTVEPLHPVGLRMSIPDEHGITLVAFHVKFNEDFDGLEAGQIAKDILKVRNGRWTYQDRHTELKRDDIIYYWIHVVYQGLGYNKIDQSHRVVDFYNYDGTKYISNKVQDEENCMTTSDTWIFENGARRQACSRQLLFEDNFDIINSTNWNSIQRFAGAPDYEFVVYMTNDVTDTNDGRLRIKPILLDTKFGNNFTSHGRLILEGCTGQVGTSECQRQGAGSYILPPLISGRLNTKGKFEFLFGRIEIRAKLPRGDWVYPLLILESTENMWEFGLHREIRIASSVGNEILRTSEGENISNHILSAGGLTTSLNESNAQNINQLPKRSSSKSWADDFHIFEIEWKSGLIVIKVDGVQYGEQTVDGSFGKPSYLTLGIAVGGIHEFPDLVTSNGYVKPWRNVEAKATYNFYRAKNNWYFTWDTQTALQVDYVKVWAL
- the LOC126853485 gene encoding 3'(2'),5'-bisphosphate nucleotidase 1; this encodes MAQSAALLTRIIASSVSATVQAGKIIRDVLNTGGLNIVEKGKNDLQTEADRCAQRCIITSLSYQFPNITIIGEEEPSSCEVPSEWIITEADQEVLQLKLPSHLEDVNPKDVCVWVDPLDGTAEYTQGLVEHVTVLVGVAIGKTAIGGVIHQPYYMNDENSTYVENGRTLWGIDGVGFGGFAPKPPPEGRRIVTTTRSHSDSIVQSAIKSLNPDEVMRVGGAGHKIILLLEGKAHAYVFASRGCKRWDTCAPEAVLHAIGGVLTDLHGERYSYNRETTYANMRGVLATAPGQLHQWYLSRIPDEVKQKLQ